One part of the Bdellovibrio bacteriovorus genome encodes these proteins:
- a CDS encoding TolC family protein, whose amino-acid sequence MEKNKIIQWGAKFLICGTLLHGASASALTLNEYLDQVKGDSTAYKGSAEQSEGAQLKSREADLIFTPKLFAEARWGYDGKPGNPKMYDEVKSQYYSLGVSQQFSFGLQTKLSYDLTRTQFEGLAPTSPINPSKYWDATPKLELSMPLWANGFGRTAQANEEALRAQNLAEKFSSQGQSLNILAGAEAAYWKLAAWQDVVTIQEQAKQAAQSILDYVSRKKRMNLGEEADVLQARALVEARTLELQVAQNEYLEAQRMFNKFLNREASAKVETLEKVNYKSLEQLTIPGARPGSRADVEATNAQLAAARANAVITLERNRPSLDLYGNYAMNGRDEEYNEAMKESGKTDQDTAFVGVRFSMPLNIGAASDTKAGARKAERAAELNREYAYYAQEIDWTNLTRNLQDARDNLRLLSRIEDAQKAKLENERVRLRQGRTTTYQVLLFEQDYTTSAISKVKSAANILGLQAQIKLYQASPEGGK is encoded by the coding sequence ATGGAAAAAAACAAGATCATACAATGGGGAGCGAAGTTCCTCATCTGTGGGACTCTTTTGCACGGAGCTTCGGCCTCCGCACTGACTCTGAACGAGTATCTCGATCAGGTGAAAGGTGACAGTACGGCCTATAAAGGAAGTGCTGAGCAGTCAGAAGGTGCCCAGTTAAAATCCCGTGAAGCAGATTTGATCTTCACGCCGAAGCTTTTTGCAGAAGCCCGCTGGGGCTATGACGGCAAGCCCGGCAATCCGAAAATGTATGACGAAGTTAAAAGTCAGTATTACTCCCTGGGTGTAAGTCAGCAGTTCAGTTTCGGTCTTCAAACCAAATTGTCTTATGATCTGACGCGCACACAATTTGAAGGGCTGGCGCCAACGTCTCCGATCAATCCATCCAAATACTGGGATGCAACTCCGAAGCTGGAATTGTCCATGCCTTTGTGGGCCAATGGTTTCGGCCGTACCGCTCAGGCCAATGAAGAGGCTTTGCGCGCGCAGAACCTTGCGGAAAAATTCTCAAGCCAAGGGCAATCCCTGAACATTCTTGCGGGTGCAGAAGCGGCTTATTGGAAGCTTGCTGCGTGGCAGGACGTGGTGACGATTCAAGAACAGGCCAAACAAGCGGCGCAAAGTATTCTTGATTATGTCAGCCGTAAAAAAAGAATGAATCTGGGCGAAGAAGCGGACGTTCTGCAGGCCCGCGCTTTGGTTGAAGCGCGTACTTTGGAACTGCAAGTGGCTCAGAACGAATATCTTGAAGCCCAACGCATGTTCAATAAATTCCTGAACCGCGAAGCCTCTGCCAAAGTAGAGACACTTGAAAAGGTGAACTATAAATCATTGGAGCAACTGACCATCCCGGGCGCTCGTCCGGGCAGCCGTGCGGATGTTGAAGCGACTAACGCTCAGTTGGCAGCAGCCCGCGCCAATGCGGTGATCACGCTGGAAAGAAACCGTCCGTCTCTGGATCTTTACGGTAACTATGCAATGAACGGCCGCGATGAGGAATACAACGAAGCGATGAAAGAATCCGGTAAAACGGACCAGGACACCGCTTTTGTAGGTGTTCGCTTCAGCATGCCTTTGAATATCGGTGCGGCATCTGACACAAAAGCCGGTGCTCGCAAAGCGGAACGCGCGGCAGAGCTGAACCGTGAATATGCTTACTATGCCCAGGAAATCGATTGGACCAATTTGACCCGCAATCTTCAGGATGCCCGTGACAACCTTCGTTTGTTGTCTCGCATTGAAGATGCTCAGAAAGCGAAGCTTGAAAACGAGCGCGTTCGCCTTCGTCAGGGTCGTACGACGACGTATCAGGTTCTGTTGTTTGAACAGGACTATACAACGTCCGCAATCAGCAAAGTAAAATCAGCAGCAAATATCCTTGGTTTGCAGGCGCAAATCAAACTTTACCAAGCCTCTCCTGAAGGAGGGAAATAG
- a CDS encoding efflux RND transporter permease subunit: protein MSLPKLSISRPIFITCVTIAMVVVGWASFKSMSVDLYPDVSIPVVTVQTVYAGAGPAEIETLVSRPIEEEVSTISGIKRLTSKSLEGVSQVIVEFNSEVDVKHAEQEVRDKVNLAKAKLPDDVEDPLIKRFDPADTPILTVSLTAKDLGDAALFDIADQFVKPRLEQVRNVGAIEIIGGREREIHVLLDRKKLRAREISVSQVAAQVGASGQNIPSGKVNQGQKEMVFRGLGEFSSVPEISDTLVNLYGNEVPTRVADLGKVVDTLADEKSRAYVDGEKSLFLQVYRQSGSNTVKVAQDVIKQMNRIKPELEKMEGAPVVAVMTDASVKISDNLYDVYETIIIGILLTVITVFFFLGSPRSTFITALSVPISLIGAFMVMKIAGFSINIVSMLALTLAVGLLIDDAIVVIENIYRRMELGEESLTAAEKGTTEIQMAVMAITLVVIAVFVPVGTMSGTIGQFLKQFGMTVVFSMAISWFVAMTLIPMLTAYFGGSGHGGGHDKHKPAGLYDKTLGRMVKGFDRFQTMLENVYVKLLNVSLDWPKVTIGLTMMVFFLSIYTVTKVPGAFISDDDSGEFSVTLELQPGTSLDGTEEVARQVDKILHDNPEVRFTTMIVGSLYGESNKASFYVRMKDGKERGPLTTEQFRDKIRGQLTHLSSANPVVKKYDATGGMGGQPFILNIISADPVELEKAGTKMYELLKKDPRLKDVDSNYRPGKPEMQVHLKPGAAKVFGINTSTMGGELRAQVEGLTPAKFRERGREYEVRVRLQEDQRDLMKTYNDVYVPNVNRKLVRLSDIAKGEVESGPASIERQDRGRYIQITAGLAPGAGLSDVVNSAVAAMTTGENALPPSVRYGFGGDAENMQELMTSTVMALGFAILFIYLILSSLYESFITPITIMVALPLALCGAFLALFLTGEVLTIFAIFGFFMLIGVAGKNGILLVDFAKQMMEEGKNRREALILAGKTRLRPILMTSFALIAGVVPVAIGMNAASKTRTAMGVAIIGGMISSTILTLIVVPAVFTYVDRFRVWANNFGARFTSQKKMEEKSRDAVIEESENHDDKGMIPAK, encoded by the coding sequence ATGAGCTTACCTAAGTTATCCATCAGCCGTCCGATATTTATCACGTGTGTGACCATCGCCATGGTGGTTGTCGGTTGGGCCTCCTTCAAATCCATGTCCGTTGATCTTTATCCGGACGTTTCCATTCCGGTGGTAACCGTACAAACCGTTTATGCGGGTGCGGGTCCTGCCGAGATCGAAACTCTGGTCAGCCGTCCTATTGAAGAGGAAGTCAGTACGATTTCCGGTATTAAACGTCTGACCTCCAAATCCCTGGAAGGTGTTTCCCAGGTTATCGTTGAGTTCAACAGTGAAGTGGACGTCAAACACGCCGAGCAGGAAGTGCGCGACAAGGTCAACCTTGCCAAAGCCAAATTGCCTGACGACGTTGAAGATCCACTGATTAAACGTTTTGACCCGGCGGACACGCCGATCCTGACGGTGTCTTTGACTGCCAAAGACCTTGGCGATGCGGCACTGTTTGATATCGCCGACCAGTTTGTGAAACCGCGCCTTGAGCAGGTTCGTAACGTCGGGGCCATCGAGATCATCGGGGGTCGTGAGCGTGAAATTCATGTGCTTCTGGATCGCAAAAAACTGCGTGCCCGTGAGATCTCTGTATCTCAGGTGGCGGCGCAAGTGGGCGCTTCCGGTCAGAACATCCCTTCCGGTAAAGTGAATCAGGGTCAAAAAGAGATGGTCTTCCGTGGTCTGGGTGAGTTCTCATCCGTGCCGGAAATCTCGGACACTCTGGTAAACCTTTACGGGAATGAAGTCCCAACTCGCGTGGCGGACCTGGGTAAAGTCGTTGACACTCTGGCCGATGAAAAATCCCGTGCTTATGTAGACGGTGAAAAATCCCTGTTCCTGCAAGTGTATCGTCAGTCCGGTTCCAACACTGTGAAAGTGGCCCAGGACGTGATCAAGCAGATGAACCGAATCAAGCCTGAGCTTGAAAAAATGGAAGGTGCTCCGGTTGTCGCGGTCATGACAGATGCTTCCGTGAAAATCTCGGACAACTTGTATGACGTTTACGAGACGATCATCATCGGTATCCTTTTGACAGTTATTACCGTGTTCTTCTTCCTGGGAAGCCCGCGTTCCACATTCATCACAGCCTTGTCTGTTCCAATTTCTTTGATTGGTGCGTTCATGGTCATGAAGATTGCCGGGTTCTCTATCAACATCGTATCCATGCTGGCATTGACTCTGGCCGTGGGCCTGTTGATCGATGACGCGATCGTGGTTATTGAAAATATCTATCGTCGTATGGAGCTGGGTGAAGAATCCCTGACTGCGGCGGAAAAAGGGACAACTGAAATCCAGATGGCCGTTATGGCGATCACTCTGGTGGTTATCGCGGTGTTTGTGCCAGTGGGTACAATGTCCGGAACCATCGGTCAGTTCCTGAAACAGTTTGGTATGACGGTCGTGTTCTCGATGGCGATCAGCTGGTTCGTGGCAATGACTTTGATCCCGATGCTGACAGCATACTTCGGTGGCTCCGGTCACGGTGGTGGTCATGACAAACACAAGCCAGCAGGCTTGTATGACAAGACTCTGGGCCGCATGGTGAAAGGTTTCGACCGTTTCCAAACCATGCTTGAAAACGTGTATGTGAAACTTTTGAATGTATCTCTGGATTGGCCGAAGGTGACTATCGGTCTGACCATGATGGTGTTCTTCCTGAGTATCTATACAGTGACGAAAGTTCCAGGCGCGTTCATTTCCGATGATGACTCGGGTGAATTCTCTGTGACTTTGGAACTGCAGCCAGGCACCAGCTTGGATGGTACAGAAGAAGTGGCTCGTCAGGTGGACAAGATCCTGCACGACAATCCGGAAGTTCGCTTCACGACAATGATCGTGGGCAGCTTGTACGGGGAGTCCAATAAAGCCAGCTTCTATGTTCGCATGAAGGATGGTAAAGAGCGCGGGCCTCTGACAACAGAGCAGTTCCGTGACAAAATCCGTGGTCAGTTGACGCATTTGTCCTCTGCGAATCCGGTTGTTAAAAAGTATGACGCAACTGGCGGTATGGGTGGTCAGCCATTCATTCTGAACATTATTTCTGCGGACCCGGTGGAGTTGGAAAAAGCCGGCACAAAAATGTATGAACTTTTGAAGAAGGATCCACGTCTAAAGGACGTCGACTCGAACTATCGCCCGGGTAAACCTGAAATGCAGGTTCACTTGAAACCAGGCGCGGCTAAAGTATTTGGTATCAACACCAGCACTATGGGGGGCGAGCTTCGTGCCCAGGTCGAGGGTTTGACGCCGGCGAAATTCCGCGAACGTGGTCGTGAGTACGAAGTTCGTGTTCGTTTGCAGGAAGATCAGCGCGACTTGATGAAAACGTACAATGACGTTTATGTTCCGAACGTGAACAGAAAACTGGTGCGTTTGAGCGATATCGCCAAAGGTGAAGTGGAGTCCGGACCGGCTTCCATCGAACGTCAGGACCGCGGTCGTTACATTCAGATCACTGCAGGTCTGGCACCGGGTGCAGGCTTGAGTGACGTGGTGAATTCAGCCGTGGCAGCAATGACGACGGGTGAAAATGCTCTGCCTCCAAGTGTGCGCTATGGATTTGGTGGTGATGCGGAAAACATGCAGGAACTGATGACATCCACGGTGATGGCACTGGGCTTTGCGATTCTGTTCATCTATCTGATCCTGTCGTCTCTGTACGAGTCCTTCATCACGCCGATCACGATCATGGTGGCGTTGCCGTTGGCTTTGTGCGGTGCCTTCCTGGCGCTGTTCCTGACCGGTGAAGTTCTGACGATCTTTGCGATCTTCGGGTTCTTCATGCTGATCGGGGTTGCGGGTAAGAACGGTATTTTGCTTGTCGACTTTGCCAAGCAGATGATGGAAGAGGGTAAAAACCGCCGTGAAGCTTTGATTCTGGCTGGTAAGACCCGTCTTCGTCCGATCCTGATGACGTCCTTCGCATTGATCGCCGGGGTTGTTCCGGTGGCGATCGGTATGAATGCGGCTTCCAAAACGCGTACGGCGATGGGGGTTGCGATCATCGGGGGTATGATTTCATCCACGATCCTGACTTTGATTGTGGTACCGGCAGTGTTCACTTACGTGGACAGATTCCGTGTGTGGGCAAATAACTTCGGAGCTAGATTTACTTCCCAGAAAAAGATGGAAGAAAAATCCAGAGATGCCGTGATTGAAGAATCCGAGAACCATGACGACAAAGGCATGATTCCGGCTAAATAA